The genome window TTTTTCTAAATTGTCCTCTTGCCCAATAACCATCACCGATTATCTGCCATTGGGCTGGTTCTAATTCTTCTTGATAGTCACTGGTTAGTTTGTCTCGAAAGCCATCACTACGGGAACTTAAATCATATTGAGCGATGGTTAATAATAGTTCTTTTTGGTTGGGATTTTGGCCTAATAGTTCGTAAATAATTTCCTTTGTGCGTGGATGTTGGGGAAACTTGGCGATCGCCCTTTGCCAATATTCTGGCTCTTCTTGCCCAAGACGAAAATAACCCTCCACACTTACTGGGGAGTCGGGATAATCATTAATTAATTTTTCCCAATGCTGTTTCGCTCTTAAGTTATCGTTAGTTAACTCCAATGCCCTGCCCTGACGTAGGACAATGTAAGGGGCAACAATGGGATATTGATTCTCTAAATTTCTGAGATAATTCCACGCCTGTCCCCCGTCAAAATCGGTTCTAATTAAATCATTAGCCAGTAAATATCTAGCCCTAGCCCTATCTAAACTTGCCTCACTGCCATTGGCAATTTCCTCTAATCTTGCTTTTCTGTCTTCTGGACTAACATCCGCCAATTCCAATACCTCAGAAGGCGCATCAAGGCGATATTCTGGTCTTTCTTCTAGGCGAGGGGCTATGACATTATCCCACAAATTTCCCAACTGGGGCGTTAATATGGTGGCACCAATGATACCCACGATAAACAGTAGTATGGTAGATAGAGGCAGAATTAGTTTTTTACTTTTCTTCATAAATAGCTATAGACTAGATGTTATGGCAATGAGGCATGGGAAGAACCCAGAATTATTCATTCTCAATGAGCAACTGTTTAAAGTTGGTGTCCTGTTAATTTTACAAAAATATCTTCTAGGTTGGAGGGACGAATCATAATTCCTGTTCTATCTTCAATATTATTAACATATTCGTTGGCTTCTTGAGTGGTGGGAAAAAATTGGTAATCAATGCGATCGCCCTTCTGAGTTACCATGATACCCTGTCCATATTTTTGTTTAAAATCTTCCACCGTACCCAATTCTATCAACTGCCCAGCGTCAATGATACCAACCCTTTCACACAAAAATTCTACTTCCTCCATATAGTGGGTGGTGAGTAAAATAGTCATACCCTGACGGTTCAAATCCTTGATAATTTCCCATAAACGACGACGGGTTTGCGGATCTAATCCTACCGTAGGTTCATCTAAAAATAATACTTGGGGATTGTGTAGTAACGCTCTGGCAATTTGTAATCTTCTTTTCATGCCCCCAGAAAGGGTTTTAACTAAGTCTAAACGGCGATCGCCCAATTCCACGTAATCTAACCAACGGTCAATCAATTCCTGTCTCTCGGGGTTAGGGATGTGGTGCATTCTGCCGTGAAATTCGAGATTTTCCCACACCGTCAACTCCCCATCAACGCTAGTTTGTTGCAAAACTACCCCAATATTACGCTTTACCCTTTCAGGAGACTTTGCCAAATCATATCCTGCCACCTCAATGGTACCCCGACTAGGAAGAGCAAGGGTGATTAACATTTTGATAGTCGTTGATTTTCCCGCACCATTAGGCCCTAATAAACCAAAGATTTCCCCCGATTTAATTTCAAAGGACAAATCATTAACTACAGGTACTTTATTATATATTTTAGTTACTTTATTAAGTCTTACAGCCACAATTTATTTATTAAAATGATGATTAATTTAGCTAAATTACTATTTTAATGGTTCTGAGAATTGTGCCTAAATTGTAAAGAATAATTACAAACCCCTTAAAATTGACAAATTGTCTTTTGACAGCAAAGGTTGCACTCAGAAAAAATAAGAAAAGAAACAAAAAATCTCTTAAGACACAATGAAGAAAATTATTAGCCTAATCTTATTATTAACAACCTTCGTTAGCTTTTCCTTCACCAGCCCTGCCCTTGCCGGAGATGTTGGCAACGGTGCCGCCATTTTTAGTGCCAACTGTGCCGCTTGTCACATGGGTGGTAGAAATGTAGTAAATGCAGCCAAAACTTTACAAAAAGAAGACCTAGAAAAATATGATATGTATTCCCTCGAAAAAATTATATATCAAGTAAATAAAGGAAAAGCAGCTATGCCAGCATTCCTAGGACGTTTAGATGAGCAACAAATCGAAGATGTAGCCAGTTACGTTTTAGCCCAAGCTGAAAAAGGCTGGAAATAAAAGGACTTAAATTTTAAGGAGAATTTCTTGTCCGTTGGGTGGAGGCAACAAAACCCAACAAAAAACCTCAGCATAACTAGGGTGCTCTGAAATTTTTTTTAGTTAGGCTTGGGAATATTTTACAATTTTTGTGGTCAATTATTTATCGTATTCGTATCTGTTATATTTGCCAAAGGTTTCGAGTTTTCAGTAACGCCGACACAATCTTATTTCATTTTTTAACAAGGGATTTAACCCCCTTTTCTCTAAATCGAAACAGTCAGAAAATATAAAGATTACCAATTATCAAGACAGGGGAAAAATCGCATATACTAAATACATGGCAAGTAACGAAAATAACCCCACCATGTATCAAGAAGAATCTCTGATCAAGAGAAAACCTAAAGCCCCCCCCGAAAGAAGAACATACGCTTTTTTGGTTGACTTCATTTTAGTCTGGTTAATTTCTTCCCTTGTTACCAATGTTTTCGCAGAATTTCTTGTTTTTGTACTCCTATGGTTAGTTTTAAGGGTGATTGTGGTGGACAAAAATCAAGGTCAAAGTTTAGGAAGGTGGGCTTTTGACTTAAAAATAATTGATGCAGAATTAAGCCGTCGCCCATCTCTTCTTAGCCTCACAAAAAGAGAAGGAATTATTAGTATAGTTTCATTTTTGGCAATGATAGGGCTAAAAATAAACTTTCAAAACTTTATTTCCTTATTATTATTTCTCATCCCTATAATTATTGATGGTTTTACAGCCCTTACCGACGAAGACTATAATCAAGCACTACACGATCGCATTTCTAACACTATCATAGTGCAAACAAAAAGAGGATATTCCCTCGATTTACGCATCAAAAAATGGACAAAAGAAGCCCAAAGGGCATGGGAGAAAAATAGAAAAAAAGTCAGATAAAATGATACGATCATAAATTGACATCGTACCATTATCACTTGCATGGGAAAAGTAGAGATTATCGGTTTAGGCAAATCAGGTATCGGCGCTGCAAAGTTACTCAGAAAAGTAGGCAAAGAAGTAACCATATATGATGCCCGTGAATCTGATAGTTTTCGTCAAATTAAACACAACTTAGCCGAAGAAAACATTACCGTTGCGTTAGGGCAAAATCTCCCTCTAAATCCCCATAACCTTCCCGAATTGATTGTAGTTAGCCCCGGAGTGCCTTGGGATATTCCTATTTTGCAAGAAGCAAGGGCAAAAGGAATTCCTACCATTGGTGAGATGGAATTGGCATGGCGTTATCTCAACTCATCTCCTTGGATTGGCATTACTGGCACGAATGGTAAAACTACCACCACTGCTTTAATAGAAGCGATGTTGAAGGCTGGTAAGATCAACGTCTGTGCCTGTGGTAATATCGGTTATGCTGCTTCGGAGTTGGCCTTAGAATCTTTGGATAATTCCCCTGAATGGGTAGTGGCAGAAATTAGTAGTTATCAAATTGAATCCAGTGTGGAGTTAGCCCCTAAAATAGGAATATGGACTACTTTTACTCCTGATCATTTAGAGCGTCATAAAACCCTGAATAACTATTGTTCCATTAAAGCTCAACTTTTGGAACGTTCCCAGAGCAAAATTTTTAATGGTGATGATGCCTATATACGCAATTTAGGTTTGGAAAGGGATTGGAAAAATGCTTATTGGACGAGTGTAAGGGGAAAAGATTTTTTACTGGGGGATGAAAGTCGGGGAGTTTTTCTTCAAGATAGCTGGATTGTGGCTTTTGGGGAATTGATTGCCCCCGTATCACTGTTTAAAATGGTGGGAAGTCATAATCAACAAAATCT of Cyanobacterium sp. HL-69 contains these proteins:
- the petJ gene encoding cytochrome c6 PetJ, whose product is MKKIISLILLLTTFVSFSFTSPALAGDVGNGAAIFSANCAACHMGGRNVVNAAKTLQKEDLEKYDMYSLEKIIYQVNKGKAAMPAFLGRLDEQQIEDVASYVLAQAEKGWK
- the murD gene encoding UDP-N-acetylmuramoylalanine--D-glutamate ligase MurD, with the translated sequence MGKVEIIGLGKSGIGAAKLLRKVGKEVTIYDARESDSFRQIKHNLAEENITVALGQNLPLNPHNLPELIVVSPGVPWDIPILQEARAKGIPTIGEMELAWRYLNSSPWIGITGTNGKTTTTALIEAMLKAGKINVCACGNIGYAASELALESLDNSPEWVVAEISSYQIESSVELAPKIGIWTTFTPDHLERHKTLNNYCSIKAQLLERSQSKIFNGDDAYIRNLGLERDWKNAYWTSVRGKDFLLGDESRGVFLQDSWIVAFGELIAPVSLFKMVGSHNQQNLLLAVAAAKLAGVSKSAIAHTITSFSGVVHRLELIKTIDGVDYINDSKATNYDAAQVGLESVASPVILIAGGKAKEGDDKAWINVIKQKCKAVLLIGEASDLFASRLEEEGYNYFYKVGDMGNAIVKAQELAKETCSKVVLLSPACASFDQYNSFEERGEDFRNLVNSQ
- the yadG gene encoding ABC2-type transport system ATPase component; this translates as MAVRLNKVTKIYNKVPVVNDLSFEIKSGEIFGLLGPNGAGKSTTIKMLITLALPSRGTIEVAGYDLAKSPERVKRNIGVVLQQTSVDGELTVWENLEFHGRMHHIPNPERQELIDRWLDYVELGDRRLDLVKTLSGGMKRRLQIARALLHNPQVLFLDEPTVGLDPQTRRRLWEIIKDLNRQGMTILLTTHYMEEVEFLCERVGIIDAGQLIELGTVEDFKQKYGQGIMVTQKGDRIDYQFFPTTQEANEYVNNIEDRTGIMIRPSNLEDIFVKLTGHQL